One Mus caroli chromosome 6, CAROLI_EIJ_v1.1, whole genome shotgun sequence genomic window, TCTCANACCCACAGACCTGTTGTGTAAGCTTGCACTAGCACTCGGTCCTGGCAGGGTACTCGCTGGCGATACCTTCAAGAGTGCAATatctcatttccattttctctgcTGGCTTGAGTTAATTGACTGTATATGATACACAATGAAtatcaatttataatttttttagttTCAAGGAAACTAAAATTCTAAACTAAAAATTCTGCCATTtagcaggctgtggtggcacaggtctgtgatatcagcacttggaaggctgaggccagACACAAGTTTGAGGCTGTTGGGGGGAGAAAAGGTGTGATCATAATATATTGTATGGATAATCTTTTTTCAATTCAGAAAATGtttaaggggggggggtgttttgagACCAACTCTAGTAGAAGCATCTTTttcaaaaaaaggaaataaagaaaagtaaaagtctTTTCCACATTTCCCTTCAGATGGGTGTTCTCTGCTCAGAGACTGTAGAGGTCCAGGAGGTTATCTACTCCTGAAACTTAGGTTAGCGCNTTCTAACTGCTAACGGTCTGTGTGGTCCCCTCTTGTGTTTTAGGGCACTGTCTTTAGTCTCGAGCCTGAGGAGGAGGAATACCcggggatcattgcagaagataGCAATGACATTTATATACTGCCCAGCGACAACTCCGGACAAGTCAGTCCCCCTGAGTCCCCGACAGTGACAACATCCTGGCAGTCGGAAAGCCTTCCCGTCTCACTGTCTGCTAGCCAGAGTTGGCACACAGAAAGCCTCCCAGTGTCNCTNGGGCCCGAGTCCTGGCAGCAGATTGCAATGGACCCTGAAGAAGTGAAGAGCTTAGACAGCAGCGGGGCTGGGGAGAAGAGTGAGAACAACTCGTCCAACTCTGACATCGTGCacgtggagaaggaggaggtgccCGAGGAGGCCTTCCCAGGAGCGGCTGCTCCCTTGCTCGCACAGCTCCCTACCGTGGAGGCCCCAGAAATGATGAGAGTTGAGAAAACCAGCCCCACTCCATCTGTGTTTGTGGAGCTTGGTGAGGAGGAGCTGGAAGNAGTAACAGCGAGACCCGAGGCTGTGGAGAGGGCGAAGGGGGCCGCTCAGCTGAGTGAGGAGAGAGCCAGGAGCAGGAAAAAGAGCCATGCTGGGGAGGCCGCCGCTGTCAGCGGGGCAAAGAGTGGCCTGCCCNCCGAGGGCAAGGCCGTACTGCTCTTTGGAGGGGCTGCTGCGGTGGCCATCCTGGCAGTGGCCGTTGGAGTTGCACTGGCTTTAAGAAGAAAGTAACAGTCTTTTCAGATGAGAGACAAGACAGAAAGACCTACGGCTTTAGCGGTATTCACTGGAACTTAGACTGCCAGCAGCTGACTGGACATTTGCAGGACACTGGAGGAATTGGGCTTTCAGCTCAGTGTGGCAGTGGCTTGAGACAGTGTTCACATTGGCCTGGTTGTCATTTTAGGGCCTTGGCTCATGCTAGATTCAGAAGGGCAAGAGTGAAGCTCCCACCTCCAACAGGTTAGTCACCTTGGGCAGTAATTCTCTGTAGGAGGCTGCCCTGTGCATTATGTAATGATCGGCAACATCCCTGCCTTCTACCCACTAGATGCCACTGGCACCCCACTTACAGTGATGGTAGCCAAAAATGTCTCCTACATTGCCAAATGTCCCCCGTGGACAAAGTCATCTCCCTTTTGAGGGCCACTACTTATGGGATAGGGTTCAATTAGGAGACTCTGGGGGAGGAACCTGCAGCTGGAATGGCCAGCTGTTCATCCTGTTGCAGTGTCTTGGGACAGGTGAGCTGACTGTGCTCTGCAGCTGTTTTTTTTCTGGTCCCCATTCTGTATCATGAGGTGCTCTCTCTCCCGCATCACACCGCCTCTCAGGTACTGCAGTAGCGCAGTGTCTCACCCTGTACTTCTTTCACACCCAACAAGCTCCCGAAGCTTCCCACGGCTCCATCTTTCAAAGATGATGCCTTTAGGGACCTTTTAAATGATAAATACCCagtccaggcgtggtggcacctgcctgtaaccccagcatttaggaagcagaggcaaagagattatcccaagttcaaagctagcctggtatacatacCAAGACAATCTGGGACTATTCGGTGAAACCTTGTCCCAAGAAAAGGGATAAATACACTGAAGCTGTATAGGAGACTTAGGGTTCCCCAGTCTGAATGCCAGTGCAGGGTAGAGGCTGCCGTCATTGGTCTTAGAGGCAGGAAGGTGGTCGACATGACCCGTCAAGGTCTATTTGACCTCTTAAAAGTATAGCCAGCCAGCCACCCCATGTGCCTATGATTTAGCAGTGACACCTCTGATGGTATCCGTGCCATCCAGAGCCTGGATTAGTGTGGCGTGTCTCCCACTGCCTGTTCTTGAGCATTGGACATTATCAGCTTCTCTGTGGGTCTCTGCGTGTAGAAAGCAGTGTCAGCCTTTGGCTTACAGAATCAGTTGGGCCATAACCCTTATTCAGTGTAAATCATGAAATAAATGATAAagctttatcatttattattaggTATCACTTAAAAGTGGGACAGAAACTTGAATTTAAGACCAAGACTGCTGCTGAGGTTCTGGCTTGGTCTTCAGCATTCAAGAGACTTATTGGCCTGAACTCAGCGCAGTGCCAGGCTGAGGACCCAGAGGACCCTATGCACTCACTGTAGCTAGTGGGACTCAGCAGAATCCGGTATCACCTGGGTGACCCCGTCCCTCAAGGAGGTGAGTGGGGGAACCTGTCTCTCTCATGCCTGAGGACACAGTGCCACCCTGCAAGGCACACATGCTTGATAAGAAGTCATCTCAGATTTATCTTAGTCATGTAACATTACTTCTTAGATCttgaaatttataataaaaatacttttaactaCTCTAATCACCAAGACCTGATGTTTTGAATgtccttgattttttaaaaaagtatttttaaaagaagctctCCCCAAAGAGTTGATCAGgagattttattttagtgtgattgTGTGTCCTGTCGATGTGTCCCACCGNGATGTCCTCTTGTGAGTTTTAGTCCCATGCAGGGACTGCTAGTTGTGGGCTGTAGCGTGGCTGGAGGTGATGGGAGCTCCCTCCAAGTTCTCACAGGTGGTGTGGCTGTTTCACAGGCAGGCCTCAGAAGTTGGTGGCTCGCTGGACGTTTTTTAAAGGACTTTTCTTCTAGCGTTAACACTTTTGAACATTTTGAAGATTGGCATTTACACAGCTCAGCTGGcctttgttttaggatatttgtgtctgtgttctcCAAGGCAGGAGCAGGGAAGAAGCTAGCATCTGAGCCGATTGCTTGGTGCTTTATTTTACTGCCCCATGAACACTCGGCCTAACATGCTTAAGTATAGTTTTCTGGGGGATGNCAGACAGGTAATTTTCCACTGCTTCTCCTCACATGGACCCTTAACTCAATTCTTCCTTTACCTCATTGACCTCTGCTTGGCAGTGGGCTAGAGTAGCCACAGGGTGGTTCTGTCACCACAGCTCCTAGGTTTGCCATcactttaaacaaaataaaaaaatatatccctgtgtagcttaggctggtcttgaacttgtagtCGAGCTCAGGACTGAGCTTACAAGCacgtgtcaccatgcctggtcttGCTGTTACATTAAAATTAGTTCTCAAATCCTTGCCCATCTAAGGGACTTGGTAGAAGGAAGCTGTTTGTGCCCTAAAGATTCAGAATGCATTCAACTTGCACCAGAATTGAGTCACTGTGCCATCTTCTGTTCTTTGTAAACTAGTGGGAAGTTCTGTAGAGACAGACTGTCCTCTGCATATGTGCACCTTGTGCTCGGAACCNAGCTGCATACCAGGCCAGTGCTCCATCACTCCTGCTCTTCAACCCTTGGTAGAATTAATTGTTCATTCAATGAATGATTGANGCTCACTTAACCAAAAGCCTGTGAGGTTTTCCTGACAAAACACCTAAAGAATGCCGACTTCCTTGCTGTACTGAAGTGGCCAGCCTGAGTCCAGAGTGCCTTAGCAGGAGGGACTTGAATGAGCATCACTGCCTTCTAGAAGATGGTCTATTTCAggggctctcaacctgtgggccacaacCCCTTTGAGGACTGAATGACCTTTTCACGGGGATCAattatcagataccctgcatatcagatatttatattgcagttcataatagtagcaaagttacagttttgaagtagcaacaaaagtaattttatggtctGTTGTTACcataccatgaggaactgtattcaagggttgcatcattaggaaggtcgagaaccactggTCTGGTTAGCACGCTCATTTGGGCTGGTTTATGAATACCTCACCCAAAGCACCCCTGGTTCCTCTTGCCTGTGTTTCAGTCCCTTCAGATATCTTTTGGCTGAGTAGAGTGAAGGTCCTCGGAGCCTGGTCCTTTGAAGGCTGCCACGGTTTGTGAGCGAGCCTCTGTGCTAAGCCCCCAGTTAGAGAACAGTGCCTGTTGTTGCCTTCTGCTCTAAAGGTGAGATGTGGGCATTCGACCTCTTAAGAGCTACCTTATGGACACTACANTGTCTAGGGAAGAAAGACGTTCTCTCTTCCACATGAACTCTGTGCTCCCTGGTATGATGGGCCTTGGCCTCTTGCCTcgcacacacctgtgatctctTACCAACAGTCTAGCATTGAGAACCTCCATTTGTGAGATGGCTGTGACAAGCTACCCTTTTAAGTGAGGTCTGTGTGGGTTACTACTCCTTATGCTGATACTGATTGAGCACGCAATGCATGCTGGAGGCTGGAGGGTTTTCACACCTTACGCCTCCTTCAGGTCCCGTCTAAACATCCCAGGTTACTGGGTATAAACCACCGAGAACTGGTTTACCGAGTTGCCTAGCTTATCAGAGGCAAGGCAGTGAGTGAAAATTCCCAACTCCATCCTGGTCTAGTGCTTTGCTTAAGTGACCCTATGTGTGTGGCAGAGCCCCTGTGAACAGTTGTGTGAATTTACTGCACACAGCAGCCTAGGTTTAGCCTGAGTTTGTTTCTGTGAAAGTTCCATGTAGGCTAGGCTAAGTACCCAGTCTGCTGAATACAGAGACCCAAGGAACAAGCTTGGTATCGCACCACTGTCCCTTTAGGCACTGGGTGACCCTGTGGTCTGTAGTGTTGTTAATGTGTTGTCTTCTTGCTGTAAACAAGGTCAGGCCGTCTGACACAGCTGTCATCACCAAGCAGTGACATGAAGGCAGCCAGCCACTTGACATCTTTGTcgggtttttggttgttgttgcagTTTTGATCCCTCTAGTCCTTTCTCCCTGCAATGGCCATCGGTCCAGGGTAGGCACATGGAAGGACGAGCGGACACCTAGAGATACTATTTGGACTCCTGACCCTCAGACTCAGCATTAACGAGGTAGTCTTCCATCACGCTCATCTGACAGGAGTGCTTCCTAGTGAAAACTCTTCCATCACGGAACAGTGCTGTGCCCGTCAGACTCGAGNCTGTGGTCTTACAGTTACCTACTGTAAAAAGCTATGCGGAGAGCTGGAAGCTCTCCTAGTCGTCGTCACACAAAACCCAACTTGGCTTGCCATGTCCCTGTGTGCAGCGAGGGTCCTTCCCATGCTCATGTTTACACACGCCCCCATCCCCTCCGATGTTGTCAGTGTCTCAGGTCAGAACCGTCTCAGGGACACCTGCGAGGCCGAGGCCCAAGTTAGCAGTCGGCTCAGGGGCCTCCGTCAGCACGTCACTCTGGTGCTGCCCTTTGCGGCACGGAATAAGCTGGTTACTGGATAGCTTTCGGCAAACATTTTGATATGAAAAgctgttcatttatttatgtgtgtgtggctgcatgccacagtgtgcatgtgggagtcggaggacaacttgtgaAGTTGGTTTGTTCTCTACTTCTGATACGTGGGTCCCGATGCTTGATGGAAGGCACCTTGATCCATGGAGTTTTCTTGCCAGTGCCACGTTTTGTCATTGTGAGATGACAGGTTTGTGGATGCCTTCCCCCAGGAAGGTGAGCTACACACCTCCCTTAGTGAGGCCTAAAAGAGTCTGTGTGGTCCTGTATCCATGGGCCATCTGTTGGCCAGCCTTTTTCTCCTGGACCTG contains:
- the Bcl2l13 gene encoding bcl-2-like protein 13 isoform X1; this translates as MASSTTVPLGFHYETKYVVLSYLGLLSQEKQQGPSPPGVQLDVAPQSLNPEVLLKLKSEIEEELKSLDTEVSEAFTSTGFDCHTSPVFSPANPESSIEDCLAHLGERVSQDLKEPLQKALQTILSQPVTYEAYRECTVETAVHASGWNKLLVPLVLLQHLLLELTRRGQEPLRMLLQFGVMYLEEHASEFIIQQGGWGTVFSLEPEEEEYPGIIAEDSNDIYILPSDNSGQVSPPESPTVTTSWQSESLPVSLSASQSWHTESLPVSLGPESWQQIAMDPEEVKSLDSSGAGEKSENNSSNSDIVHVEKEEVPEEAFPGAAAPLLAQLPTVEAPEMMRVEKTSPTPSVFVELGEEELEXVTARPEAVERAKGAAQLSEERARSRKKSHAGEAAAVSGAKSGLPXEGKAVLLFGGAAAVAILAVAVGVALALRRK
- the Bcl2l13 gene encoding bcl-2-like protein 13 isoform X2, translating into MKQRVQLDVAPQSLNPEVLLKLKSEIEEELKSLDTEVSEAFTSTGFDCHTSPVFSPANPESSIEDCLAHLGERVSQDLKEPLQKALQTILSQPVTYEAYRECTVETAVHASGWNKLLVPLVLLQHLLLELTRRGQEPLRMLLQFGVMYLEEHASEFIIQQGGWGTVFSLEPEEEEYPGIIAEDSNDIYILPSDNSGQVSPPESPTVTTSWQSESLPVSLSASQSWHTESLPVSLGPESWQQIAMDPEEVKSLDSSGAGEKSENNSSNSDIVHVEKEEVPEEAFPGAAAPLLAQLPTVEAPEMMRVEKTSPTPSVFVELGEEELEXVTARPEAVERAKGAAQLSEERARSRKKSHAGEAAAVSGAKSGLPXEGKAVLLFGGAAAVAILAVAVGVALALRRK